In bacterium YEK0313, one genomic interval encodes:
- a CDS encoding putative acetyltransferase, whose product MSLTLRPYEPGDRRAAIGLIHQLNVFEDAISGDRAKDHAAAEACLDLDLRRAAEQGGAVVLALDGREAVGMMAFFIDRKEPYLSAGIGKVGHIAELVVDERHRGQGIGTALLEEAERLARLHEVSRLRIGVIAGNGIARRAYERFGFRAASIELTKEVGR is encoded by the coding sequence ATGAGCCTCACCCTGCGCCCCTATGAGCCGGGCGACCGGCGCGCCGCCATCGGGCTGATCCATCAGCTCAACGTGTTCGAGGATGCGATCTCGGGCGACCGCGCCAAGGACCATGCCGCGGCCGAGGCCTGCCTCGACCTCGACCTGCGCCGCGCGGCGGAGCAGGGCGGCGCGGTGGTGCTGGCGCTCGACGGCCGGGAAGCGGTCGGCATGATGGCCTTCTTCATCGATCGCAAGGAGCCCTATCTCAGCGCCGGGATCGGCAAGGTCGGACACATTGCCGAGCTCGTGGTCGACGAGCGCCATCGCGGACAGGGCATCGGCACGGCCCTGCTCGAGGAGGCCGAGCGGCTCGCCCGGCTGCACGAGGTCAGCCGGCTCAGGATCGGCGTCATTGCCGGCAACGGGATCGCCCGCCGCGCCTACGAGCGCTTCGGCTTCCGGGCGGCCTCGATCGAGCTGACCAAGGAGGTAGGGCGCTAG
- the yrrB gene encoding TPR repeat-containing protein YrrB — protein MTGSATSTIRMIRCAALVAGSVALAACGTTGGVGSVTGGDDADSQYIGSTANLSSLSDVVARNPNDPQAYNMRGTVLARTGRQSEALSDFSRAIQLDGNYVQALSNRALLYRQTGRTDLALADYNRAIQADGNYAAAYVGRGNIYRAQGRSAEALADYNRAIQIQGSNPQAYHNRALVYASQGNHRQAVEDFTTALGLAPNNPEPYFGRGLSYQALGDNQAALNDFNEAVQFNPRSADLWVARGKALEAAGDNERALGSYTKALSIEENNPAARDAFARLGGRSGQSYRLFN, from the coding sequence ATGACAGGCTCCGCCACCTCGACCATCCGGATGATCAGGTGCGCGGCCCTGGTCGCCGGCAGCGTGGCGCTCGCCGCCTGCGGAACCACCGGCGGCGTGGGCTCGGTGACCGGCGGCGACGACGCCGACTCGCAATATATCGGCTCGACCGCCAACCTCTCCTCCCTGTCGGACGTGGTGGCCCGCAACCCCAACGACCCGCAGGCCTACAACATGCGCGGCACCGTGCTCGCGCGCACCGGCCGGCAGTCCGAGGCGCTCTCCGACTTTTCCCGCGCCATTCAGCTCGACGGCAACTATGTCCAGGCCCTGTCCAACCGGGCCCTCCTCTACCGCCAGACCGGGCGCACCGACCTCGCCCTCGCCGACTACAACAGGGCGATCCAGGCCGACGGCAATTATGCCGCCGCCTATGTCGGCCGCGGCAACATCTACCGCGCCCAGGGCCGCTCGGCCGAGGCGCTCGCCGACTACAACCGGGCGATCCAGATCCAGGGCTCGAACCCGCAGGCCTACCACAACCGCGCGCTCGTCTATGCGAGCCAGGGCAATCACCGCCAGGCTGTGGAGGACTTCACGACGGCCCTCGGCCTCGCGCCGAACAATCCCGAACCCTATTTCGGACGTGGCCTGAGCTACCAGGCGCTCGGCGACAACCAGGCCGCCCTCAACGATTTCAACGAGGCGGTCCAGTTCAATCCGCGGTCCGCCGACCTCTGGGTCGCCCGCGGCAAGGCGCTGGAAGCGGCCGGCGACAACGAGCGGGCGCTCGGCTCCTATACCAAGGCGCTCAGCATCGAGGAGAACAATCCCGCCGCCCGCGACGCCTTCGCCCGGCTGGGCGGCCGTTCGGGACAGAGCTACCGCCTGTTCAACTGA
- the rpsU_3 gene encoding 30S ribosomal protein S21 encodes MQVLVRDNNVDQALKALKKKMQREGIFREMKLRGHYEKPSEKKAREKAEAVRRARKLARKRAQREGLIPAKPVKAKVGAR; translated from the coding sequence GTGCAGGTTCTCGTTCGCGACAACAATGTCGATCAGGCGCTCAAGGCTTTGAAGAAGAAGATGCAGCGCGAAGGCATCTTCCGGGAAATGAAGCTGCGCGGCCACTACGAGAAGCCGTCGGAGAAGAAGGCGCGTGAGAAGGCCGAGGCCGTGCGCCGTGCCCGCAAGCTGGCCCGCAAGCGCGCCCAGCGTGAAGGCCTGATCCCGGCCAAGCCCGTCAAGGCCAAGGTCGGCGCCCGCTGA
- the mhpC gene encoding 2-hydroxy-6-oxononadienedioate/2-hydroxy-6-oxononatrienedioate hydrolase has protein sequence MVRKQPARSLGRMKWLGIVAVLGIIGYLVLCAAMWGLQRRLLYFPDTTGVSPREVGLVAEVVEARAEDGAPVRMWWMPPQAGRPVVIHMHGNGGNLSYWAPVFRDLTAAGYGVMALSYRGYAGSPGWPSEAGLIADARAAYGAVRERAPEARIVLLGESLGSGVATALAAEQPVAGLVLSAPFTAIADRAAEIFPFLPVRLLLADGFLSRERIGRVRAPVLIVHGSADMTVPIDHGERLFQQAAEPKRFVRIVGGGHNDLWSRGSREAVLGFVGEIAR, from the coding sequence ATGGTCCGGAAACAGCCGGCCCGCAGTCTCGGGCGCATGAAGTGGCTCGGTATCGTCGCCGTCCTCGGCATCATCGGCTATCTCGTGCTTTGCGCCGCCATGTGGGGCCTGCAGCGACGGTTGCTCTATTTTCCCGACACGACCGGGGTCAGTCCGCGCGAGGTCGGGCTGGTCGCCGAGGTCGTCGAGGCGCGGGCCGAGGATGGCGCGCCGGTGCGCATGTGGTGGATGCCGCCGCAGGCCGGACGGCCGGTGGTCATCCACATGCACGGCAATGGCGGCAACCTGTCCTATTGGGCGCCGGTCTTCCGAGACCTGACGGCGGCGGGCTACGGCGTCATGGCCCTGTCCTATCGCGGCTATGCCGGCTCGCCCGGCTGGCCGAGCGAGGCCGGCCTGATCGCCGATGCCCGGGCGGCCTATGGCGCGGTGCGCGAGCGTGCGCCGGAGGCGCGCATCGTGCTTCTCGGCGAGTCGCTCGGCTCGGGCGTGGCGACCGCGCTTGCCGCCGAGCAGCCGGTGGCGGGCCTCGTCCTGAGCGCGCCGTTCACCGCCATCGCCGACCGTGCCGCGGAGATCTTTCCGTTCCTGCCGGTGCGCCTGCTGCTCGCCGACGGCTTCCTCTCGCGGGAGCGTATCGGCAGGGTGCGCGCGCCCGTGCTGATCGTGCACGGCAGCGCCGACATGACCGTGCCGATCGACCATGGCGAGCGGCTGTTCCAGCAGGCCGCCGAGCCGAAGCGCTTCGTCCGCATCGTGGGCGGCGGCCACAACGACCTCTGGTCGCGCGGCAGCCGGGAAGCAGTGCTGGGCTTCGTCGGCGAGATCGCGCGATAG
- the cheA gene encoding Chemotaxis protein CheA: protein MDDLLREFLTETSESLDVVDVELVRFEQDPNNASILGNIFRLVHTIKGTCGFLGLPRLEALAHAAETLMGKYRDGSPVTGDGVTLILFTIDRLKEILAELEGIGSEPDGDDGDLITQLEATSAAAGVAPVAEEMPKVTVGMLAPQTLERPLRPGEVSLDELERAFRETASEVVAAPPPPPAAPAAEAAKPAKADGRKAAARNPSAGGEDEDKAEALKGGQTLRVNVDTLEQLMTMVSELVLTRNQLLEIVRRHEDSEFKVPLQRLSNVTAELQDGVMKTRMQPIGNAWQKLPRIVRDLGNELNKQIELEMHGAETELDRQVLDLIKDPLTHMVRNSADHGLESTEERRLAGKPEKGTIRLAAYHEGGHIVIAIADDGRGLNTERIKKKALSSGITTEAELDKLTEAQIHKFIFAPGFSTAAAVTSVSGRGVGMDVVRTNIDQIGGTIDLKSVQGEGTTVTIKIPLTLAIVSALIVESAGDRFAIPQLSVIELVRAQQNSEHRIERIKDTPVLRLRNKLLPLIHLKQLLGIQDGQPLNEENGFIVVTQVGSQTFGIVVDQVFHTEEIVVKPMSTKLRHIGMFSGTTILGDGSVIMIIDPNGIAAALGSDVSASADQEEGDSRRAGEAKLISMLVFRAGTPEPKAVPLSLVTRLEEVGVDKIETSHGRHLVQYRGALMPLIPVNGTVQVRAEGAQPLLVFSDAGRSMGLVVDEIVDIVEDALDIQVASDVPGLLGSAVIKGQATEILDIGHYLPLAFEDWFKRKEMRVEALTKRLLFVDDSPFFRNMLTPVLKAAGYDVTTAAAGAEALELMKRGQYDVVVSDIEMPEMNGFEFAEALRADARFRDIPIIALSSMTNPASIERARLSGFHDYVAKFDRQGLIAALKETAFDYAHAA, encoded by the coding sequence ATGGATGACCTGCTGCGTGAATTCCTGACCGAGACTTCGGAAAGTCTCGATGTCGTCGATGTCGAGCTCGTCCGCTTCGAGCAGGACCCGAACAACGCCAGCATTCTCGGCAATATCTTCCGGCTGGTTCACACCATCAAGGGCACCTGCGGCTTCCTCGGCCTGCCGCGCCTCGAGGCGCTGGCGCATGCCGCCGAGACGCTGATGGGCAAATATCGCGACGGCTCGCCGGTCACCGGCGATGGCGTCACGCTGATCCTGTTCACCATCGACCGGCTGAAGGAGATCCTGGCCGAGCTCGAAGGCATCGGCAGCGAACCGGACGGCGACGACGGCGACCTGATCACCCAGCTCGAGGCGACCTCGGCCGCGGCGGGCGTCGCGCCTGTCGCCGAGGAGATGCCGAAAGTGACCGTCGGCATGCTCGCGCCGCAGACCCTGGAGCGGCCGCTGCGTCCGGGCGAGGTCTCGCTCGACGAGCTGGAGCGCGCCTTCCGCGAGACCGCCAGCGAAGTCGTCGCCGCGCCTCCGCCGCCTCCCGCGGCGCCCGCGGCGGAAGCCGCCAAACCGGCCAAGGCCGATGGGCGCAAGGCGGCCGCCCGCAATCCCAGCGCCGGCGGCGAAGACGAGGACAAGGCCGAAGCGCTCAAGGGCGGCCAGACCCTGCGGGTCAATGTCGACACCCTCGAACAGCTCATGACCATGGTCTCCGAGCTGGTGCTGACCCGCAACCAGCTGCTGGAAATCGTTCGCCGGCACGAGGATTCCGAATTCAAGGTGCCGCTGCAGCGCCTGTCCAACGTGACGGCCGAGCTGCAGGACGGCGTCATGAAGACCCGCATGCAGCCGATCGGCAATGCCTGGCAGAAGCTGCCGCGCATCGTCCGCGACCTCGGCAACGAGCTCAACAAGCAGATCGAGCTCGAAATGCATGGCGCGGAGACGGAGCTCGACCGGCAGGTCCTGGACCTGATCAAGGATCCGCTCACCCATATGGTGCGCAATTCGGCCGATCATGGCCTGGAAAGCACCGAGGAGCGGCGCCTCGCCGGCAAGCCCGAAAAGGGCACGATCCGGCTCGCCGCCTATCATGAGGGCGGCCATATCGTCATCGCCATCGCGGATGACGGGCGCGGCCTCAACACCGAGCGGATCAAGAAGAAGGCGCTGTCGAGCGGCATCACCACGGAAGCCGAGCTCGACAAGCTCACCGAAGCGCAGATCCACAAATTCATCTTCGCGCCCGGCTTCTCCACCGCCGCCGCGGTCACCTCGGTTTCCGGCCGTGGCGTCGGCATGGACGTGGTGCGCACCAATATCGACCAGATCGGCGGCACGATCGATCTGAAGTCGGTCCAGGGCGAAGGCACCACCGTCACCATCAAGATCCCGCTGACGCTCGCCATCGTCTCGGCGCTGATCGTGGAAAGCGCGGGCGACCGCTTCGCCATCCCGCAGCTCTCGGTGATCGAACTGGTGCGCGCGCAGCAGAATTCCGAGCATCGGATCGAGCGCATCAAGGACACGCCGGTGCTCCGGCTGCGCAACAAGCTCCTGCCGCTGATCCACCTCAAGCAGCTGCTCGGCATCCAGGACGGCCAGCCGCTCAACGAGGAGAACGGTTTCATCGTCGTCACCCAGGTCGGCAGCCAGACCTTCGGCATCGTCGTGGACCAGGTCTTCCATACCGAGGAGATCGTCGTGAAGCCGATGTCGACCAAGCTCCGGCATATCGGCATGTTCTCCGGCACGACCATCCTCGGCGACGGCTCGGTGATCATGATCATCGATCCGAACGGCATCGCCGCGGCGCTCGGCAGCGACGTCTCCGCCTCGGCCGATCAGGAGGAAGGCGACAGCCGCCGCGCCGGCGAGGCCAAGCTCATTTCCATGCTGGTGTTCCGGGCCGGCACGCCGGAACCGAAGGCGGTGCCGCTGTCGCTGGTGACCCGGCTCGAAGAGGTCGGCGTCGACAAGATCGAAACCTCGCACGGGCGCCATCTCGTCCAATACCGTGGCGCGCTGATGCCGCTGATCCCGGTCAACGGCACCGTCCAGGTCCGGGCGGAAGGCGCCCAGCCGCTGCTGGTCTTTTCCGATGCCGGACGTTCGATGGGCCTCGTGGTCGACGAGATCGTCGACATCGTCGAGGACGCGCTCGACATCCAGGTCGCCTCCGACGTGCCGGGCCTGCTCGGCTCGGCCGTCATCAAGGGCCAGGCGACCGAGATCCTCGACATCGGCCACTATCTGCCGCTCGCCTTCGAGGACTGGTTCAAGCGCAAGGAAATGCGCGTGGAGGCGCTGACCAAGCGCCTGCTGTTCGTCGACGACTCGCCGTTCTTCCGCAACATGCTCACTCCGGTGCTGAAGGCCGCCGGCTATGACGTCACGACCGCGGCAGCCGGTGCCGAGGCGCTCGAGCTGATGAAGCGCGGCCAGTACGACGTCGTCGTCTCCGATATCGAGATGCCCGAGATGAACGGCTTCGAGTTCGCCGAGGCGCTGCGCGCTGATGCGCGCTTCCGCGACATCCCGATCATCGCGCTCTCGTCGATGACCAATCCGGCGTCGATCGAGCGCGCCCGGCTCTCCGGCTTCCACGACTATGTCGCCAAGTTCGACCGGCAGGGCCTGATCGCGGCCCTGAAGGAAACGGCTTTCGACTACGCCCACGCCGCCTGA